A genomic window from Elaeis guineensis isolate ETL-2024a chromosome 3, EG11, whole genome shotgun sequence includes:
- the LOC105041564 gene encoding transcription factor MYB17-like — translation MGINPDSYAPAAVPSSTDGGGASSSSTAFPATRHITPWENARLEAEARLSRESLPFFSAASALASHNSESTHPKPEPDFFIRIWNSEVSDAFQKPVSASRESAPSTGSSPESASMKQSGAVTVPEVAVVKENPSMER, via the coding sequence ATGGGCATCAACCCCGACTCCTATGCCCCCGCCGCTGTCCCCTCCTCCACCGACGGCGGCGGCGCTTCTTCTTCCTCCACTGCCTTCCCTGCCACCCGCCACATAACCCCGTGGGAGAACGCTCGTCTCGAGGCCGAGGCCCGGTTGTCCAGAGAGTCCCTTCCCTTCTTCTCCGCCGCCTCCGCCTTGGCCTCCCACAATTCCGAGAGCACCCATCCTAAGCCCGAGCCCGACTTCTTCATCCGCATTTGGAACTCCGAGGTCAGCGATGCTTTCCAAAAGCCAGTCTCTGCGTCACGGGAGAGCGCCCCCTCGACTGGGTCCTCACCAGAGTCTGCATCCATGAAGCAGAGCGGAGCTGTGACCGTCCCAGAGGTGGCGGTGGTGAAGGAGAATCCATCGATGGAGAGGTAG